The genomic region GAGGAAATACTTTTAACATGTTTAAGAGATTAAGGGTTGATAACTGAATAACTGTAACAATAAAGGCTGTAAAGGACAACAACAACCTATAAAAAAGCTAGTCATAAGAAATACAATTGACAGATGAACATATAAAATGATACCTAGCCTTCATAATTCAATAAATTCAACTAAAACTGAGGGGTTTTTTGCCTGTCAGATTAATGAAATGGGTAAAAAATTGTTATGAAATGCAACTtacagtatattaaaatattaagtattcCTATCTTTTGATTGAACATTTTCACTTGTTAGAATAAATTTTTCAGAAACATTACTATATAAATGCAGAGATAAATGTATTAGGATATTCCTTACAGCATTGTTTGTTGTAACAGAAGAAAACCAGAAGGGAACCAAATCTTGATAAATTAGGGATTGGCTAAGTAAGCTATAATACACTCATACACAGAGTAATCTAtaggcattaaaaagaatgaagtcagtaataaattctaaTGgataaaatatccaaaatacaataaaacaaagTGCAAACAGTGTAGTAAtctatttagagaaaaaaaattgtcagaCATAGGAAATACACCCTGCCCATTATCTATCTCatacatttgaaataattttgtacTAACTagcatacatttaaaaaacatttaaagcatAGTAAAACAGTACATACAATATGGTCCCaattctgtaaaataaaaaatatgcatcACTGTAAATATgtataaagtattaaaaaatatgcATCAAATATTTTAATGGGACATGGGAGTTTGGATAGTATCTTTCCCTATAATGAATATACATATTAATTTTCttgtaagaaaaaaatagctattaaaaaaaGTGAGGCTTGTAGCCTATTTTTAGGACTAGAACCACCACTGCTCCACCTTCCAGGGAGTTAGGCATAGCCCTTGATCCCCTCCCCTAACACTTCCCACCTTGTCTGTGTTCCCAGCTCAGCTCTGCTCTGAGGCAGGGTGTTTGGCTTATACTCAGTCTTTGCATCTTCCAAAACAGAGTCAGTGTCTCTAGATATCTGGCCAAGAATACCCAATTTCTTTGAGTGGGGGCTATTATATCAGAGACTCCTTCACTCAACAACCCCTAAAAGTCAACAAGTAAGTTCAGAGAGAACTAACCATGGCTAATAGCAGATTCCCACCTAAAACACAAAGTAGTAGCAAAATTCATCTTTATTGAATGAGGGATTCCAGGGGCAAGCAGGTGAGATCAAGGGCAGCAACAGCAGGATTaagtataaaagtataaaacataAAGTGCAAGCGCTAGGGAAtgtgtgttcagggctggtgACCTTAGGAACATGGAGGTCGACCTCTTCAAGGCAATCTAGGCCTGGGGGGCCTGTGCAGGGCCCTTGGCTGCAGGTGGAGGTGGCTTGAATGGAGCCCAACCTTGGGCCCTGAAGTAGGAGACCAGTTGCGTAGGTACTTCTGCAAGTACAGTCTGCGCCAGTGCCTCTCGAGGGGCCTGCCAGAGAAGAGGGGCAAGTTCAGTGATGGGCCATAACGGCTTCATTTGTACAAGGCCGACACTTCACACCCAAGAAAGGATACAGAATCCAACACCTAACCCTGCCCCAGGCTCAGGAGAAGGGGTAAATAGCCCCACACACATCAGGGAGAGGTGGAAGGCTGAACTCCCAGCTCTGTTCTGTCCCCAAGCTTGCCCCTACTTACATTCTGGAAACGGCGGTAGGGCACAAACTGCACTATGTCACGAGCAGCTGCCTCCCCGGAGCGTGTGTGCAGGGGTCCACCATCAGCGTCCAGCTGCTCCATGGCCTCGAAGTCAGCACAACCCACACCCACGATGATCACCGACATGGGCAGGTAGGAGGCACGAACCACAGCCTCACGTGTGGCCTCCACATCTGTCACAGCACCATCGGTCAGCAGCAACAGCACGAAGTATTGCTAAGGGCAAGTCCATTCATATACTGAGGCAGGCCCTCTAAACATCCCAGCCACACATTCCCACACTGACAAGAAGTCTCTTGTTATACAGTCCTCAAGGGAGCACCCCCCTTCCTCGCCCACTACCTCCCATGACCCTCACCGAAGCATTCCTCTGATTTGCAGCCTGGGCTGCAAACCTAGCCACATGGTTGATGATGGGTGCAAAGTTGGTAGGACCATAGAGCCGAACTTGGGGCAGGGCCTGGCGGTAGGCATCCACAATGCCCTGGATGCCTagagaagaaaggcaaaaaataccataaaaaaaaaataccataaaataCCGGGCCTCTTGGGGTTCTGCCAGCCCTGATGACACTTTATCCTGGCCAAGAAGATTTGGGAACCTGAGTGCATTTCATTCACTCGCCCCTGTAACCAAAGGTTCTTAACTTTAccctacagatgagaaaattaggGCCAAAGAGAGGAAGGGCATGTGCCCTGAACCACACCTTGAATTAAAATCCAGATTGGGGGAATCCCCTGAACAAATCCAGGCAAGTTGAGCATCAAATTATAATgcacttaaaaaataatgaattataatccattttataaaattaagaatCCACAGACATAATAGACAAGGGAAAGCTCttaataaatgtagaagaaatTATAGAATAATTTGACAATCAGATAATTGATTAAGGCAAGGATTATCAATGGATGCTAAAAGGTAAAAATTGATGAGTGATTGGATATTTATATAGTCTCAAAGTATCCTCCCAAAGGATGATGATTattagttaaaaaacaaaaaacaggcccACTCACCCACAATTAACGAAGGAGGcaaaaacatacaatggagaaaagagtctcTTCACCAAGTGGTCCTGGGAAAGCTGTACTGCcccaagtgaatgaatgaagttagaacactccctcataccatatgcaaaaataaactctaaaaggcctaaagacttaaatataaaacacgacaccataaaaccaaaaaggaacataggcaaaacatttctcaaggaaataggaataaaagcaaaaataaacaaatgagacctaatcaaacttacaagcttcagtacagcaaaggaaactataaacaagacaAACTATAGACTGTGGAAAAAATGTTTcgaaatgatgtgaccaacaaggacttaaattccaaaatatacaaatagctcatacaactcagtatcaaaaaaacccaaataatccaaaaagtgggcaaaagacctaaatagacaaaTCTTTAAAGATACAGATGGCCAgtagtcacatgaaaagatgctcaacattggtAGATGTTCAACATtggtaattattagagaaatgcagggaattccctgatggtccagtggttaggactctgtgcttccactgcagggggcacatgtttgatccctggtaaggaactaagatcccgcatgctgtgtgTTATGGCCCCCCATAAGTgaagaactgcaaatcaaaattacagtaaGGTATCACCTCAGACCAGTCAGCagggccatcattaaaaaatttacaaGTAACAAATGCTAGAAAGATGTGGAAGAAAGGGATTTcttctacactgttagtgggaatgtgaaattggtacagccactaaggaaacagtatggaggtgctttaaaaacctaaaaatatagTTGCcaaatgatctagcaatcccactcctgggcatgtatttgAAGggaacactaattcaaaaagatacatacaccccaatgttcatagcagcattatttacagttgccaaaacatggaagcatcccagatgtccatcaacagatgaataaagatgtaGTATATGAATAAagctatctatgaaacagaaacagaaccacaaacatagagaatagactagTGGTTGCCAAGTGGGAAGGCGTTGGGGGAGGGATGCGAGTGGGAGATTGGGGTTAGCagatttaaacttttatatacagaatggataaacaagtcctactatatagcacggattactatattaaatatcctatgataaaccataatgaaaaagagtattaaaaaagaatatatatatttataactgaatcactttggtgtacagcagaaattaacacattacaaatcaactatacttcaattaaaaaatactaaaataaaaaattgagtcaaataattttgagaaagatAATGGGTCTtaaactgtttctttaaaaaaacaaataaagggaattccctggtggtccagtggttaggaattcacatttccactgcagggtgccGAGGTATGATCCCTAGAAACTAAGTTCCCGCATGCTGCATGGCacgaccaaaaaagaaaatactttttaaattaaaaatgagtaaaaattagttaaatatgtatgtgtatgtgtgtgtataaaggaatgaaatattgccatctgcagcaacatggatggacctagagattaccacactaagtaagccagaaagacaaatgccatatgatatgtGGTATTCagattccacttatatgtggcatctaaaatatgataaaaatgagCCTGTATACAAAATAGAAccagacagagaaaataaatttatggttaacaAAGAGGAAAGAGCATAGTGGAGcagtaaattaggagtttgagatcaGCAGATATAaatgactatatataaaataaacaacaaagtcctcctttataacacagggaactatattcaatatcctgtaataaatgataatggaaaggaatatgagtttatatatataaactgaatcattctgctgtacattaggaacacaacattgtacattaactatccttcaattcaaaatgttttaaattacatataaagaaaaaagcagtACGTGTAGAGTAGAGAAACCTGGTAGATTCCACCTCAACCAAATGATCAAATAAGACTGGTAAGAGGATAAATCAACATATGCCTCTGGAACATACAGCATGGCTTCTGTGGTATTCCCGCCAAAAATGCATAACTTGAATCTAACTGTGAGGAAATAGGTAAACTCAAACTGAAGGACATTCTACATATTAAATGACCTGTAATCTTAATAAAAGCATGGGTCAGATTAGATCAGGTCAAGTTTTCAACTTCAGCTTGTTGACGTGCGGGTGGCTAGGGAAACATGGGGTTTGGTCCTCTCCAGACAAAAGTACCCTGAATAGAGCTGCAAGGAGGCACCAATGCTTCTGCTGATGACCAAATAAGTACCTGTGAGCCTCTAAGCAaagataatgatgataataaaacaGCTACCATAGTTTAAAGAGCACTTAGAATGTGCCAGGATTACTGCTTCAAGCTTTATATGCATcttcttaaaatattcaatatcctataatatttattatgaagCCAAAGCACACAGAAGCTAAGCAACTGGCCCCAAGTCACATGATTATCAATGGCAGGACGAAGATTTGACTCCAGAGGCCTGGTTGTAAAATCCACTCCTCTAGACAATGGAGTCAGGTGTCTATCTCCCCACCCTCATTCTCCCTTGCCCACACGAGCTTGGCAGAGATTGGACAGATAAACTTAATGCTGGAGGATGGGGGACTTACCTGCACAAAAGGGGTTACTGGGGTTGAAGTTCAAAGCAAATTCATGGGAAACCTGAGGGCAAGAATAAAAATGAGGTTCCTTCCCCATACCACTTGTGTGCTAAGAAAAAGGGCACTAGGATATGTACAAAGCATTATTTAGGAGATATTTAGTCCTGAGCATCTGTTGTATACATGGCTGTACAGATGAATCCCTGCAATTCCACATAAAGCTGGGTGCCAAGTAGCAAGTTTACCACATCCCCCCTGATCAGGACCATGAAACTAAAAACAGGAGTAGTGGAGGGAAGAACTCACTTACCTGCCAGTCAGGGGGTACCTGGGCCCCAAATCCAAATGCTGGGAACAGCTTGTCCCTGTGAGAAGACAGCAAAGGGGGAAGAGGCAGTGAGAGGACGATGAGCCCAGAGGCTAACAGCATCTGCAGGGAGCGGCGATGAGCAAGAGACAAAGCTACTTACGAGTCATAGTCCTGAACCACACTGCCCACACTCCACAGTGCCGTCAGGTACTCATTGACCCCTGTTGGGCTCAGGTAGTGCAAAGAATCAGGTGAGGAAGGGTCTCCGTTGGAGCCTGTGAAGTCCACGCCCACCtgcggggagggaaggaggggagttGAAGGCCATCTTCCAGCCCCAGATCTTTCTTCTTGCCCCTGATGAAGCAACTTACAGTGAAGTTGATTTGACAGCCTCCCATCACATAGTCCAGGAATGAATGCTCTGTTTCTACCTGTAGTTGAAACCAGGGTTATAGCTGGAGTGAAGGGACTGGGGTCATGAAGCTTCTAAGGCTGGGTCACATGGGCTATTGTCTCACCTGACAAATCTTGACACAGATAGTTCCAGAGTTcttgtaacttttctttttctgctgtttCTCAGGGTGAATGCATTCAAACTCAGCCtggtaaggaaagaaaaatcagagtaGAAAACTTCCAGAGCATCAGCCAGGATGGGAGCTGCCTTGTATTCCCTCTATTCCTGGGGCTGTAGTCCCTATGTCCACCTCAATATCCCTGAGCCAGCACTCACTGGGGCTGCTTGCAGCTGAGCCAGGCTGGTGTGGAAGGTACCAATGAGGTCATGTGAACCATCACTGTCATAATCGGAGCATCGCACCTAGGAGGGAAGGTGTATGTGTATGCAAAGACCAGGAGGCAGGTGGCAGGTGAGAATAAATCCCTCCCTAGACTCTCTGCCCCTGCTCAGTCCATGCAGGAGGCAAGCTCCTCACCTCGATGGGTGTACTGGGGTCTCCCCCACAGAAATGTTGAAGGGGAACAGAGAACCGTTTCCAAGTAGGATTCAGGTTGTTCTTGATGACCTGAGGGTGGAGTACAAAGCTTCCAGTGAGCTCTGCCATTCTTCCCTAGCCATATGCAgactcctccctgtcctccaaaTCTTGGTAGTTACAAACCCCAGGAGATTCTCTCCTACCCCATCACACCCAATCCCAGGGGTCTCACACCTCTGATCTGTATGCCAGGTGCCATTTCCCATCACCCTGACGGAAAAACTCCAAGAACGGATCCGATTTTCCCAGGAAGTCCTGTCAATGTCACAGAGACTCCAGTTATAACACTCAGGCAGAGACAAACACTACGAAATACCTctgtcccctcccaccctcccacctccaataCGCCACCCCTGTCCGCTTAATTCTTGAGCCCCCAGGGCCTCCTTCCATACACACCTTCTTATCCAGGTTTCTGGCTTCCACCTCCATGGTCACTACACGATTATCTTTCAACTCCTGAGCTGAGACCTAGGTAGGGGAGGCAGGAGACTGTATCGTCTCGAATTCCTCACTGATATGAGCACACTCCCACAACAAACCACAGCCTTACCGTGATGGTTCCCCGCCCAGCAGGCTTTCCAGGCTTTAGCATCAAGGGCAGAGTTAGCATCCGACTGGATACAATCTAGGGTAGGGGATGGGGGACCAAGATCTCAGACAAAGTTAGGTCCTGTTGACCCCCACCTCCAAGTTCTAGGCTTTCTGGGTTATCTCATAGGGCTCTGACTCAACCTGTGTCTGAAGGATTCTAATCCTTGGACCTACACACCTGTCCCAGGGAACACTCAGCTCCTCCCAGGAAGTCATCATCCCCCAGCTCAGGTGTCTTGTTGTCTATGTCATAGATGCCAAATCGGAGCTTTTGGACTGTTTCAAAGTGGTACTCAAGCTGCAGAGTCTTGGAGAACTCAGGGCTCGAGCAGTTCCGTACTCGCTCAGTCCGGCCAAGCTGTCGGCAGAAGCCAATAAGCATCACAGTCATGCACCTTCCACCCCTAAACAGTCCTAGCATCCCTCCACAACTTTAACCCCCAGGGTCCTCCTTACCTCAGTCCAGTTGCCCCCTCCCACATCCTGTAAAAGGACACAGAGTGGGTCAGACTTGGAGCCGATGTCCTTGTCAATGAGGTGGGCACATGAAACAGACAGCTGAACCAAGGTCACGCAGTGGGCCATCTGGGGGGCGGAAAAGACACAGATCAGCCACCGAGGACCCTTCTCCACCTTTCCCTGACTGTAGGTCCCAACTTGTAAAGTCAGTCAGCTTCCGCCAGGCAGGGCTGAGCCTGTGTCTACCCCCAGGACACCTAAGGAACAGAAGGCCCTATAGGTTCCAAACTCCTCCAATCCCCTTGGGTAGGCTCAATGGGATGAAAGATGGCGATTACAGCCAACCCTGATCCAagaaaatgacagtaaaatgcAGAAACAGTGTACTGGCCTCCATCAACAACTTTGACCCCAAACTAGTCCTCAGCCCCAAATTGGGTCCTAATCCCAATAATGCTCCTGGACCTGGACCCCAAATTTGATCTTCTCAGAGACCAATCAATCTCACGCTGATGCCTTTACTGGCCTCAGATCAGACCTGAGTCCAAGTTCTAAGCCCAACACTGCCCAAAATATAACCGTGATCCAGATTCTGCTTTCCAAAGTCTCCTCCTTCAGTGATTCCCCTCTAATCCTGGGGACCTACATCGTGAGGTAGAGTTATGATCCCCACACTGATTTTCCTAGCCTCTAATCAGCTGTTCAGGTCCAGCTCCTATTTGCGCTACCTAGTCCAAGCCCATCATCTCTCACCAGCCTTACTGCATCACCTCTGAAGGTCTCCCTTATCCTACCTATGCCATTCCCACCTCTACTCATCCTCACACCAAAGGTTACTCTCAATATAGCAACTATGGTGACCCTGTTAAAACATGGGTCATGTCACACTGCTACCAAGACCCAATAAAGATTTCCCATTCCTTAGAAAAAATCCAAACTCTGTGTTGGCCGACAAGGTCAtgtagtggtaaacaatctgcctgccaatgcagaagctgcaggagatgaaggttcaatccctggttcgggaagatcccctggaggatggcaacccactccagtcttcttggcctgggaaatcccatggacagaggagcctagtgagctacagtccatggggttgctcagagtcggacaccactgagtgactgtgcacacacacaagcaggcACTAACAAGGTCTTGAAAGATCTAGATCTGACCTGACCCCTCTTGCTCATTCCGTTCTGCCTAGACAGTCTGCTTATCATTCCACAAATATGCTTGTTTCCACCTCAACACCTAGAAGGTTCTCCCCTCCTATAATTCACATGGCTTTCTGTTGCCTTACAATGTCTCTAGGTCTCTATTCAAAATCATCTTCTCCATTCTGAACGAAAAGTTTCTCCTTTTCTGGCCATTCTGAAATTTCAACTCTACTACTCCTGATACATCACATActtatttcctgctttttttctccttagtatTTATCACTAATATACTGTACATATTTATATGCTTGGTCTTCCCCATTAGAATGTACACTCCATGAGGGAAGGGATATTTATCTGTTCTTTCCACTGCTTTATCTCAAGCACCTAgataatatttgtcaaatgaaatttaaaaggccATCTCCAGCCCCTGCTCCCATCTTAGCCAGGTCTAAATTGACTGGCTGTCAAACAGCACCAAAGCATCTCCAATTCATCCATCTCCTTTACTAGAAACACTATCTTATTGCATGGATCACCATGATGTCCATATAAACCCATTTTCCTAAGTCACCATAACAGTTATCCTCAGACTCTTCACTAACCCTCTGTCCCTGCTGACCAAGACACCTGCAGACCATCTGTGCCAAGAGTGCAAACGAGATCAGATCCCTCACCTAGCCTCATCTAGCATTCCAGGTTTCCGAGCACTATACCCCAGGATGCCTCCAGCCTCAACCTCCTCTAAATCGACCCTGAAGCCCAACCCAGCCCACAGTCAGTGCTAGTCACATCTTGGTGTCTCACAGTCTCCATCTCAAATGCTGTTTTCAAGCAAAACTGGAATGATTTTTAAGAGTTCAATCTGTTTCATATACTGTCCCTCCACAGCATCTGAGCCTCTGCTTGAATGCATCCAATGATGGAAAACCCACCACTCTTATAATTCAATTATCAGAAAGTCCTGCTCCATCAAGTTCTATGCAAATCAACCCAAGTGAATTCTCACTTCTACACATTAttcctatttcttcttcagtCTAAAATTCGATAAGAAAGCTTTATTTCATCTCCCTCTGAGAACCATCTGAAACCTGGAAGCAGTGAACCCCAAGCTAAAATCTGGAGAAATAGCCCTAGTTCTTTTGAATATTGCCACCAAAATGTGGATTTTAGACTTCTGACCAGAAGTCACTGCTTTACAGG from Muntiacus reevesi chromosome 2, mMunRee1.1, whole genome shotgun sequence harbors:
- the CPNE1 gene encoding copine-1 isoform X4 translates to MAHCVTLVQLSVSCAHLIDKDIGSKSDPLCVLLQDVGGGNWTELGRTERVRNCSSPEFSKTLQLEYHFETVQKLRFGIYDIDNKTPELGDDDFLGGAECSLGQIVSSRMLTLPLMLKPGKPAGRGTITVSAQELKDNRVVTMEVEARNLDKKDFLGKSDPFLEFFRQGDGKWHLAYRSEVIKNNLNPTWKRFSVPLQHFCGGDPSTPIEVRCSDYDSDGSHDLIGTFHTSLAQLQAAPAEFECIHPEKQQKKKSYKNSGTICVKICQVETEHSFLDYVMGGCQINFTVGVDFTGSNGDPSSPDSLHYLSPTGVNEYLTALWSVGSVVQDYDSDKLFPAFGFGAQVPPDWQVSHEFALNFNPSNPFCAGIQGIVDAYRQALPQVRLYGPTNFAPIINHVARFAAQAANQRNASQYFVLLLLTDGAVTDVEATREAVVRASYLPMSVIIVGVGCADFEAMEQLDADGGPLHTRSGEAAARDIVQFVPYRRFQNAPREALAQTVLAEVPTQLVSYFRAQGWAPFKPPPPAAKGPAQAPQA
- the CPNE1 gene encoding copine-1 isoform X3; amino-acid sequence: MKMMHMAHCVTLVQLSVSCAHLIDKDIGSKSDPLCVLLQDVGGGNWTELGRTERVRNCSSPEFSKTLQLEYHFETVQKLRFGIYDIDNKTPELGDDDFLGGAECSLGQIVSSRMLTLPLMLKPGKPAGRGTITVSAQELKDNRVVTMEVEARNLDKKDFLGKSDPFLEFFRQGDGKWHLAYRSEVIKNNLNPTWKRFSVPLQHFCGGDPSTPIEVRCSDYDSDGSHDLIGTFHTSLAQLQAAPAEFECIHPEKQQKKKSYKNSGTICVKICQVETEHSFLDYVMGGCQINFTVGVDFTGSNGDPSSPDSLHYLSPTGVNEYLTALWSVGSVVQDYDSDKLFPAFGFGAQVPPDWQVSHEFALNFNPSNPFCAGIQGIVDAYRQALPQVRLYGPTNFAPIINHVARFAAQAANQRNASQYFVLLLLTDGAVTDVEATREAVVRASYLPMSVIIVGVGCADFEAMEQLDADGGPLHTRSGEAAARDIVQFVPYRRFQNAPREALAQTVLAEVPTQLVSYFRAQGWAPFKPPPPAAKGPAQAPQA